The Mucilaginibacter sp. PAMB04168 genome contains the following window.
GGCTTCGGTATAGGCTTGCTAACCAACGTAGGTAGTAAGCTAACAACGGGTATTATTACCTCGGGTATTGCAGAGGGCGAGGTAGGCAGGATGATTGCTGAAATGGGGCTTATACTGGGTATCATTGCACTCATTATTCGCACCAGTCTCAGTATAAAAACGTTTAAAATGGCTTATAGTAAACTGGCTACCGGAGAAGTGCTGCCCTGGACGTTGTTATCCGTGAGCTTGTTATTGGGGCCGCAGGGTAACTGGGCGCAGCCTACATCTTTGGGTTTTAGTGTGCTAACCATAGGGCTGGTTATAGCCGCAACTAATGAGCCAAGGAAGGTTGTAGCCAAAAAACCACAACCTGTAAGTACCGTCTGATATATTTATTTAATGCAAATAGTTCTCTTTACACATCCACCTTTTCTGGGTTCACAAAGCATGCCTCGTTTTGCTAAATTTTTGGCTGAAGGTATGCAGCAACGCGGTCACGAGGTAGAGGTTTGGACTCCTAAGGCTTTGTTTTACAAGGTGCCGGTACCAGCAAGCCTAAAAAAATGGCTGGGTTATATTGATCAGTACCTGGTATTTCCTTCACAAACACGGGCACGTTTAAAAGCTTTACCGGCTAATACCTTATTTGTGTTTGCAGATCATGCCTTAGGCCCCTGGGTGCCTTTGGTGGCTCACCTGCCGCACGTAATTCACTGTCATGATTTTTTAGCTCAAAAGTCGGCGCTTGGACACATACCCGAAAATCCAACAAGCAGTACGGGTAAAAAATATCAAAAGTTTATAGGGGATGGGTACAAGCAAGGGAAAAATTTCATTTCCGTATCGAACAACACGCGGCAGGATTTGCACCAAATGTTAGGCTACATGCCACGGCATTCAAAAATGGTTTATAACGGCCTTACACAAAACTTCAGCCCGCAAAACAGGGACGAAGCAAGAAGTTTGATTGAGCGCGAAACCGGCATACAAACCCAGGCTGGCTACTTGCTGCACATAGGTGGAAATCAATGGTACAAAAACCGTGTTGGTGTCATTAAAATATATAATGCCTGGCGTAAAGCTTATAATCAAAGCTTGCCGCTGCTTATGGTGGGCGCTAAGGCTAATGCCGCATTACTGTCAGAATGGAGCAACTCGCCTTATCAAAAAGATATTCATCTACTCAGTA
Protein-coding sequences here:
- a CDS encoding glycosyltransferase gives rise to the protein MPRFAKFLAEGMQQRGHEVEVWTPKALFYKVPVPASLKKWLGYIDQYLVFPSQTRARLKALPANTLFVFADHALGPWVPLVAHLPHVIHCHDFLAQKSALGHIPENPTSSTGKKYQKFIGDGYKQGKNFISVSNNTRQDLHQMLGYMPRHSKMVYNGLTQNFSPQNRDEARSLIERETGIQTQAGYLLHIGGNQWYKNRVGVIKIYNAWRKAYNQSLPLLMVGAKANAALLSEWSNSPYQKDIHLLSSRTDDFIKWAYNGASVFLFPSLAEGFGWPIAEAMASGCPVITTDEAPMTEVGGSAAFYIPRKRLGNVGNLWATEAAAVVNKVINLSPSELEQVINNGLNNGSRFSSAKALNQIEEIYKELLNKA